From one Lycium ferocissimum isolate CSIRO_LF1 chromosome 5, AGI_CSIRO_Lferr_CH_V1, whole genome shotgun sequence genomic stretch:
- the LOC132056810 gene encoding sodium-dependent phosphate transport protein 1, chloroplastic isoform X1, translating into MTAKAFLLSHTSCSPPSNFPPKRNFNFHSFHGYTTTGRGPFRYEEGLVKRNTNSWKVWADVESKPFNIADSSESLKLDDPISDALLRKKEDGDNLAGLPWWQQEFPKRWVIVLLCSSAFLLCNMDRVNMSIAILPMASEFHWSPTTVGLIQSSFFWGYLLTQIAGGIWADTVGGKAVLGFGVVWWSVSTVLTPIAAKLGLPFLFVVRAFMGIGEGVAMPAMNNILSKWVPVSERSRSLALVYSGMYLGSVTGLAFSPLLIHKFGWPSVFFSFGSLGTVWIAVWLSKAYSSPLDDPELRPEEKKLILSSCVSKEPVKSIPWKLILSKPPVWALIVSHFCHNWGTFILLTWMPTYYHQVLKFNLTESGLVAVVPWLTMAVSANVGGWIADSLVRRGVSVTVVRKIMQTIGFLGPAFFLTQLSHVDSPAMAVLCMSCSQGSDAFSQSGLYSNHQDIAPRYSGVLLGLSNTAGVLAGVFGTAATGYILQHGSWDDVFKVSVGLYLVGTVVWNAFSTGEKIID; encoded by the exons ATGACTGCGAAAGCATTTCTTCTCTCCCACACCAGTTGTTCTCCTCCCAGTAACTTCCCTCCAAAAAGGAAtttcaattttcattcttttcacgGCTATACTACTACTGGGAGAGGTCCATTTCGATATGAGGAAGGGTTAGTTAAGAGGAACACTAATAGTTGGAAGGTGTGGGCTGATGTCGAATCAAAGCCCTTCAACATTGCTGACTCGTCAGAATCGTTAAAGTTAGACGATCCCATCTCGGATGCTTtgttgagaaagaaagaagatggaGATAACTTAGCGGGTCTTCCTTGGTGGCAACAAGAGTTCCCAAAGCGTTGGGTCATTGTGCTTCTTTGTTCTTCCGCTTTTCTTCTTTGCAATATGGATAGA GTAAACATGAGTATCGCCATACTTCCCATGGCATCTGAATTTCACTGGAGTCCTACCACTGTTGGTTTAATACAATCTTCATTTTTCTGGGGTTATCTTCTTACTCAG ATAGCAGGAGGTATATGGGCAGACACTGTTGGTgggaaggctgtcttaggattTGGAGTAGTGTGGTGGTCTGTTTCTACAGTTCTCACGCCCATTGCTGCAAAGCTTGGATTGCCCTTCTTATTTGTTGTTCGAGCTTTTATGGGAATTGGTGAG GGCGTTGCGATGCCGGCAATGAATAACATTCTATCTAAATGGGTTCCTGTATCCGAAAGAAGTAGATCTCTGGCACTAGTCTATAGTGGAATGTATCTTGGATCTGTGACTGGCCTAGCATTTTCGCCTTTGCTGATACACAAGTTTGGCTGGCCTTctgtcttcttttcttttggttcTTTAGGCACTGTATGGATTGCAGTGTGGCTCAGTAAG GCATACAGTTCACCCCTGGATGATCCTGAGCTGCGGCCTGAAGAAAAGAAGCTTATTCTTAGTAGCTGTGTTTCCAAGGAACCTGTTAAATCAATCCCTTGGAAATTGATTCTATCAAAGCCACCTGTATGGGCCTTGATAGTGTCTCACTTCTGTCACAACTGGGGGACATTTATTCTTCTTACCTGGATGCCTACATATTATCACCAG GTATTAAAGTTTAATCTTACAGAATCGGGACTTGTTGCCGTCGTGCCATGGCTCACAATGGCAGTCTCTGCAAATGTTGGCGGATGGATTGCAGATTCCCTGGTGAGGAGAGGTGTTTCAGTGACTGTAGTCAGAAAG ATTATGCAAACAATAGGATTTCTTGGACCTGCTTTCTTTTTAACCCAGTTGAGCCATGTCGACTCTCCTGCAATGGCAGTTCTATGTATGTCCTGCAGTCAG GGAAGTGATGCTTTTTCACAATCTGGTTTGTATTCAAACCATCAGGATATTGCTCCACGGTATTCT GGAGTACTACTTGGACTTTCCAATACTGCTGGGGTGCTGGCTGGTGTTTTTGGCACAGCAGCAACTGGTTACATCTTGCAACATG GTTCTTGGGATGATGTCTTTAAGGTTTCAGTTGGGCTTTACTTGGTTGGAACCGTAGTTTGGAATGCGTTTTCGACTGGTGAGAAGATTATTGATTGA
- the LOC132056810 gene encoding sodium-dependent phosphate transport protein 1, chloroplastic isoform X2 — MSIAILPMASEFHWSPTTVGLIQSSFFWGYLLTQIAGGIWADTVGGKAVLGFGVVWWSVSTVLTPIAAKLGLPFLFVVRAFMGIGEGVAMPAMNNILSKWVPVSERSRSLALVYSGMYLGSVTGLAFSPLLIHKFGWPSVFFSFGSLGTVWIAVWLSKAYSSPLDDPELRPEEKKLILSSCVSKEPVKSIPWKLILSKPPVWALIVSHFCHNWGTFILLTWMPTYYHQVLKFNLTESGLVAVVPWLTMAVSANVGGWIADSLVRRGVSVTVVRKIMQTIGFLGPAFFLTQLSHVDSPAMAVLCMSCSQGSDAFSQSGLYSNHQDIAPRYSGVLLGLSNTAGVLAGVFGTAATGYILQHGSWDDVFKVSVGLYLVGTVVWNAFSTGEKIID; from the exons ATGAGTATCGCCATACTTCCCATGGCATCTGAATTTCACTGGAGTCCTACCACTGTTGGTTTAATACAATCTTCATTTTTCTGGGGTTATCTTCTTACTCAG ATAGCAGGAGGTATATGGGCAGACACTGTTGGTgggaaggctgtcttaggattTGGAGTAGTGTGGTGGTCTGTTTCTACAGTTCTCACGCCCATTGCTGCAAAGCTTGGATTGCCCTTCTTATTTGTTGTTCGAGCTTTTATGGGAATTGGTGAG GGCGTTGCGATGCCGGCAATGAATAACATTCTATCTAAATGGGTTCCTGTATCCGAAAGAAGTAGATCTCTGGCACTAGTCTATAGTGGAATGTATCTTGGATCTGTGACTGGCCTAGCATTTTCGCCTTTGCTGATACACAAGTTTGGCTGGCCTTctgtcttcttttcttttggttcTTTAGGCACTGTATGGATTGCAGTGTGGCTCAGTAAG GCATACAGTTCACCCCTGGATGATCCTGAGCTGCGGCCTGAAGAAAAGAAGCTTATTCTTAGTAGCTGTGTTTCCAAGGAACCTGTTAAATCAATCCCTTGGAAATTGATTCTATCAAAGCCACCTGTATGGGCCTTGATAGTGTCTCACTTCTGTCACAACTGGGGGACATTTATTCTTCTTACCTGGATGCCTACATATTATCACCAG GTATTAAAGTTTAATCTTACAGAATCGGGACTTGTTGCCGTCGTGCCATGGCTCACAATGGCAGTCTCTGCAAATGTTGGCGGATGGATTGCAGATTCCCTGGTGAGGAGAGGTGTTTCAGTGACTGTAGTCAGAAAG ATTATGCAAACAATAGGATTTCTTGGACCTGCTTTCTTTTTAACCCAGTTGAGCCATGTCGACTCTCCTGCAATGGCAGTTCTATGTATGTCCTGCAGTCAG GGAAGTGATGCTTTTTCACAATCTGGTTTGTATTCAAACCATCAGGATATTGCTCCACGGTATTCT GGAGTACTACTTGGACTTTCCAATACTGCTGGGGTGCTGGCTGGTGTTTTTGGCACAGCAGCAACTGGTTACATCTTGCAACATG GTTCTTGGGATGATGTCTTTAAGGTTTCAGTTGGGCTTTACTTGGTTGGAACCGTAGTTTGGAATGCGTTTTCGACTGGTGAGAAGATTATTGATTGA